The nucleotide sequence TGTCCGTTTTTACGACCGCGCCTTTACCGCATTTTTCCCAGCACTAGAACGCGGCGACCATGCTGCTGCGATGGCGATATTTAAGGAATTGCGAGGGATTTACGCAAATCACCGCGCCGCTATTGATAAGCTTGTTACCGCCTCGGACGCTCTTTCAAAAAATGTTGAGGTCGCCGCTGCCGACCATGAAAATAGCTACAAGTCATTGGTTGGGGTCATTACCGCGCTTTCATCAGTCCTTTCCTTGGCGGCTTTGCTGGCCATGGCCAAGAGTATTGCGGCTCCGATGGCGAAATTGACGTCCATCATGTCCTCTCTGGCCAAGGGAGATAGCGCTGTATCCGTTCCCGAGCAGACAAGGCGTGATGAGATTGGGACGATGGCACGTGGCCTTGAAGCTCTCCGCAAGGTTGTCGATGATGCTTATCGGCTCAATAACCTTGTTGAAGAACAGCCCGCAGCAATAATTTTATGCACACCCGACATGAAGGTTTCGTACCTGAATAAGTCTGCGAAAGCGATCCTGCAGAGAATGCAGCAAGGATCAAAGAAGGATATGTCAAACGTCATTGGTCGGAGCATTCTCGATTTCCACGATCACCCTGAAGGCGTGAAAAGAATCGTATCAAATCTTGATGCACTGCCATTTTCTGGGAAGTTCTCGATGGCAGGCGTTACGATAGAGAATGTTGTTGATGTTGTCCGTGATAAGAGCGGCAAAGTCGTTGGAATGATGCTCAGTTGGAAGGATGTCACGGATTACATCAAGTTGGCTGAGACGTTTGAACAGCAGGTTAAGGGGGCTGCACAGTCGGTTGCAGCCGCATGCACTCAACTCAGCAACGCTGCTGAGACCATGAACACTACCGCGCAGGAAACGAAGGCCGAGGGCACTGAAGTCGCGGCTGCGGCCATGCAAGCAACTGGGAATGTCCAGGCCGTCGCGGCTGCCGCCGAGGAACTGGCTGCATCAGTCAACGAAATCACACGGCAGGTTGCGAATTCAGCCAGCCTTGCCCGTAGCACCGCCGACGAAGCCAAGAAGACAGGTGCGACGCTTGCGACGCTGGAGCAGTCAGCTGCCAAAATCAGCGAGGTCGTCGGCATGATCAACGACATCGCCAGCCAGACCAACCTCCTTGCCCTGAATGCTACCATTGAGGCCGCTCGTGCTGGTGAGGCTGGCAAGGGATTTGCCGTGGTCGCTAACGAGGTCAAAGGGCTTGCTAACCAGACTGCGCGAGCGACGGACGAAATCGCCATTCAAATGCGGCAGATGCAGGAAATCACCAAGGAAACAGTGATAGCGATCCAGCAGATTATCGGGATGATCGGTGAGATTGATACAAGCTCGGCCAATGTCGCCGCTGCTGTTGAACAGCAAGGAGCTGCCACCAGCGAGATCAGTCGGAGCGTTCAATCTGCGGCAGCAGGGACCACGCAGGTCTCTGATAGCATCGTAAAGGTCGTCGAAGGAGCCGAGATCACGGGGCGCAACGCTGGAGATGTCCGCAGCAGCGTGCATGACCTCGCAGGCCAAGCCCGCTCACTGGAAACAGGTGTAAAT is from Paramagnetospirillum magnetotacticum MS-1 and encodes:
- a CDS encoding methyl-accepting chemotaxis protein, which produces MSLSTIRGKFLALAIAVTLALGAISIAWWTAFAELKVNGPTYSRVVQVKDLVADILPPPEYILESYLEASQALSAEPAEISAHKAAMVRLRKDFDDRHEFWKTQSLDASMRDGLLVEAYGPAVRFYDRAFTAFFPALERGDHAAAMAIFKELRGIYANHRAAIDKLVTASDALSKNVEVAAADHENSYKSLVGVITALSSVLSLAALLAMAKSIAAPMAKLTSIMSSLAKGDSAVSVPEQTRRDEIGTMARGLEALRKVVDDAYRLNNLVEEQPAAIILCTPDMKVSYLNKSAKAILQRMQQGSKKDMSNVIGRSILDFHDHPEGVKRIVSNLDALPFSGKFSMAGVTIENVVDVVRDKSGKVVGMMLSWKDVTDYIKLAETFEQQVKGAAQSVAAACTQLSNAAETMNTTAQETKAEGTEVAAAAMQATGNVQAVAAAAEELAASVNEITRQVANSASLARSTADEAKKTGATLATLEQSAAKISEVVGMINDIASQTNLLALNATIEAARAGEAGKGFAVVANEVKGLANQTARATDEIAIQMRQMQEITKETVIAIQQIIGMIGEIDTSSANVAAAVEQQGAATSEISRSVQSAAAGTTQVSDSIVKVVEGAEITGRNAGDVRSSVHDLAGQARSLETGVNAFLEQMRK